One part of the Arcanobacterium phocisimile genome encodes these proteins:
- a CDS encoding acyl-CoA thioesterase, which produces MMKISSFPEVFMTTYLPVPSTPEEPLSAILNTLRLQVREPGSYVGENLSQFNGRVYGGQVFGQAVMAAWASVAEHYPQREIHSITAAFMRPGDQHEPITFDVEEVNDSRSFSTRRVHASQFGKTILSCRASFQEIQPGIEHSSEVPVAPEPQELESSVDFFAGFSHPASKHMHMTNAIDMRHVDGPIWVKPARKRDSHTLIWFKTRNDVPQGAPQLLHRALLAYATDQFMLEPVMRRHGMFWLSSDISLATLDHAIWWHRNVDMSDWVLAELDSPSAQGGRGLSVAKFFQHGVHIATMAQEGMTRSRDVL; this is translated from the coding sequence ATGATGAAAATATCATCGTTCCCGGAGGTCTTCATGACAACTTATCTTCCAGTCCCCTCGACTCCCGAAGAACCCTTATCGGCAATCCTCAACACGCTCCGTTTACAGGTGCGTGAACCGGGTAGCTACGTGGGTGAAAATTTATCACAGTTTAACGGCCGGGTATATGGCGGTCAAGTTTTTGGCCAAGCTGTCATGGCAGCGTGGGCAAGCGTTGCGGAACATTATCCGCAACGCGAGATACATTCCATCACCGCCGCTTTTATGCGCCCAGGAGACCAGCATGAACCGATAACTTTCGATGTCGAAGAAGTCAATGATTCCCGGTCATTTTCTACGCGGCGCGTACACGCTTCACAGTTCGGCAAAACAATCTTGTCATGTCGCGCATCTTTCCAAGAAATTCAACCTGGTATCGAGCATTCGTCCGAGGTCCCCGTTGCACCAGAGCCACAAGAACTGGAGTCGTCCGTCGACTTCTTCGCAGGCTTTTCCCACCCTGCATCGAAACATATGCATATGACCAACGCCATCGACATGCGCCACGTGGACGGACCAATCTGGGTCAAACCTGCTCGCAAACGTGACAGCCACACACTTATCTGGTTTAAAACTCGAAATGATGTACCCCAAGGTGCGCCACAGCTACTCCATCGAGCACTTTTGGCATATGCAACCGACCAATTTATGCTCGAACCTGTCATGCGGCGGCATGGCATGTTCTGGCTTAGTTCCGATATTTCGTTAGCTACATTGGATCATGCGATTTGGTGGCATCGTAATGTTGATATGTCTGACTGGGTGCTGGCCGAACTGGATTCGCCCTCAGCCCAAGGTGGACGAGGTCTATCAGTGGCAAAATTCTTCCAGCATGGTGTTCATATTGCCACAATGGCACAAGAAGGCATGACACGATCGAGGGATGTCCTCTGA
- a CDS encoding single-stranded DNA-binding protein, which translates to MANETNVTIRGYVGAAPMVFTNTADQETGEVTETKTTVIRVGVTSRYYSRVDQEFKDGPTAWYSVRTYGALAVNVAHSVFKGSPVLVRGRLMVRQYEDKDGVVRSENTVIADSCAIELSTGQAIFHKTSGVPLQSIPGEPRLSTGPVSDEIDDQFTTSEEGNRSDTDTAGVLQKVMS; encoded by the coding sequence ATGGCAAACGAAACGAATGTGACTATTCGAGGCTATGTAGGTGCAGCACCGATGGTTTTCACAAACACTGCTGATCAAGAAACTGGCGAAGTGACTGAAACGAAAACGACGGTCATTCGCGTGGGAGTGACATCGCGTTATTATTCGCGTGTTGACCAAGAATTTAAGGATGGCCCCACCGCTTGGTATTCGGTACGTACCTACGGTGCGTTAGCTGTCAATGTTGCCCACAGTGTTTTCAAGGGTAGTCCAGTTTTGGTACGTGGCCGATTAATGGTACGCCAGTACGAAGATAAGGATGGTGTGGTCCGTAGCGAAAATACAGTGATTGCCGATAGTTGCGCTATTGAACTATCGACAGGTCAAGCGATCTTCCACAAGACGTCAGGGGTGCCGTTACAATCGATTCCTGGCGAACCTCGACTGTCTACGGGGCCAGTATCAGATGAGATCGACGACCAATTCACCACCTCTGAAGAAGGGAACAGAAGCGACACAGATACGGCTGGTGTTTTGCAGAAGGTGATGTCTTAG
- the ettA gene encoding energy-dependent translational throttle protein EttA, whose product MAEFIYNMVRARKKVGDKLILDDVTMSFYPGAKIGMVGPNGAGKSTILKIMAGLDEPSNGEARLSPGYSVGILMQEPPLNEEKTVLENVQEGVGDLLTKVHRFNEIGMEMAEPDADFDALMEEMGKLQTEIDAANGWDIDAQLEQAMEALQCPPGDSPVNVLSGGERRRVALCKLLLEAPDLLLLDEPTNHLDAESVLWLEQHLAKYPGAVIAVTHDRYFLDHVAQWIAEVDRGHLYPYEGNYSTYLEKKQERLEVQGKKDAKLKKRLAEELEWVRSSAKGRQAKSKSRLARYEEMAAEADRTRKLDFEEIQIPPGPRLGNVVLEATNLKKGFGDRVLIDNLSFSLPRNGIVGIIGPNGVGKTTLFKTIVGLEPLDDGNLKIGETVKLSYVDQNRGGIDPEKTLWEVVSDGLDYIQVGNVEMPSRAYVSAFGFKGADQQKKAGVLSGGERNRLNLALTLKQGGNLILLDEPTNDLDVETLSSLENALLDFAGCSVVITHDRWFLDRVATHILAYEGTEENPSNWYWFEGNFESYEKNKIARLGEDAARPGASTYRKLTRG is encoded by the coding sequence GTGGCTGAGTTTATTTACAATATGGTGCGTGCCCGTAAAAAAGTCGGGGACAAACTGATTTTGGACGATGTGACAATGTCGTTCTATCCAGGTGCAAAGATCGGTATGGTCGGCCCTAACGGTGCCGGGAAATCGACGATCTTGAAGATTATGGCCGGTCTTGATGAACCGTCGAACGGAGAAGCGCGGTTGAGCCCGGGCTACTCGGTGGGTATCTTGATGCAGGAACCGCCGTTGAATGAAGAAAAAACTGTCTTGGAGAATGTTCAAGAAGGTGTTGGGGATCTACTGACAAAAGTTCATCGCTTCAACGAAATTGGCATGGAGATGGCTGAGCCAGATGCTGATTTCGACGCATTGATGGAAGAGATGGGCAAGCTTCAGACTGAAATCGATGCTGCCAACGGTTGGGATATCGATGCTCAGCTCGAACAGGCGATGGAAGCACTCCAGTGCCCACCAGGTGATAGCCCGGTGAATGTGCTCTCCGGTGGTGAACGCCGTCGAGTCGCATTGTGTAAGCTCCTTCTCGAAGCTCCTGACTTGTTGCTTCTTGACGAACCAACAAACCATTTGGATGCAGAGTCGGTGCTCTGGCTCGAGCAGCACTTGGCGAAGTACCCAGGCGCAGTTATCGCAGTTACCCACGATCGTTACTTCCTCGACCACGTAGCTCAGTGGATTGCGGAGGTTGACCGTGGGCACCTCTACCCATATGAAGGCAACTACTCAACCTACTTGGAGAAGAAGCAGGAACGTCTCGAAGTCCAGGGCAAGAAGGACGCTAAGCTCAAGAAGCGTTTGGCTGAAGAACTCGAATGGGTGCGTAGTTCAGCTAAAGGCCGTCAAGCAAAGTCCAAGTCCCGTTTGGCTCGCTACGAGGAGATGGCTGCGGAAGCAGATCGCACACGTAAGCTCGATTTCGAAGAGATTCAGATTCCGCCGGGCCCACGTCTAGGAAATGTCGTCCTAGAAGCTACAAATCTCAAGAAGGGCTTCGGCGATCGTGTACTTATCGATAATCTTTCCTTCAGTCTGCCACGTAACGGCATCGTGGGAATTATCGGACCGAACGGCGTTGGAAAAACAACACTGTTTAAGACGATCGTTGGCCTTGAACCACTTGATGATGGAAACCTTAAAATTGGCGAAACTGTCAAACTGAGCTATGTTGACCAGAACCGTGGCGGTATCGACCCAGAGAAGACGCTGTGGGAAGTTGTGTCCGATGGCTTGGATTATATTCAGGTCGGCAACGTGGAAATGCCTTCACGTGCATACGTTTCTGCATTTGGATTTAAGGGTGCAGATCAGCAAAAGAAGGCTGGCGTGCTTTCCGGTGGTGAGCGCAACCGGCTTAACCTCGCCTTGACGCTCAAGCAGGGTGGAAATCTGATTCTACTTGACGAACCAACAAACGATTTGGACGTTGAGACGCTGAGCTCGCTAGAAAATGCGTTGCTCGACTTCGCTGGATGTTCAGTGGTTATTACCCACGATCGGTGGTTCCTTGACCGGGTAGCAACGCATATCCTTGCCTACGAAGGAACGGAAGAAAATCCGTCTAACTGGTACTGGTTCGAAGGTAACTTCGAATCGTATGAGAAGAACAAGATTGCCCGACTAGGTGAGGATGCGGCACGTCCGGGAGCTTCCACCTATCGTAAGCTCACACGCGGTTAA